One stretch of Comamonas testosteroni DNA includes these proteins:
- a CDS encoding type IV pilin protein: MIHRIHKNQRGFTLIELMIVLAVVGILSAVAYPSYTEYVRRGHRADARTGLLQAQMWMERAATATGVYPTNADTTKILPAALSWTGDASKRYTIGVKAGTSTNSTYTLIATRKDPGPQAADKCGDFTLTHTGARGAENLSSEMTATECWSK, translated from the coding sequence ATGATTCATCGCATACACAAAAACCAACGCGGCTTCACCTTGATCGAGTTGATGATTGTTCTCGCCGTCGTCGGCATTTTGAGTGCGGTCGCCTATCCCAGCTATACGGAGTATGTACGGCGAGGCCATAGGGCGGATGCCCGCACTGGGCTGCTGCAAGCCCAGATGTGGATGGAGAGGGCAGCGACTGCGACGGGGGTCTATCCGACAAACGCGGACACTACCAAGATCCTGCCTGCTGCACTGAGCTGGACCGGTGATGCGAGCAAACGCTACACCATTGGTGTTAAGGCCGGTACCAGTACTAATTCGACATATACCTTGATTGCCACGCGAAAAGACCCAGGGCCCCAGGCCGCCGACAAATGCGGCGACTTCACTTTGACTCACACCGGAGCAAGAGGGGCAGAGAATCTTTCAAGCGAAATGACCGCTACGGAATGCTGGAGTAAATAA
- a CDS encoding pilus assembly protein, translating to MPFKQIVNRNFLQVFQALFTSFMNLFFQERLMPLTKRFPFQKSLLAIAISTLLPPTTSWALDMVQEPPLPTSKSAFVAPNVIISVDDSGSMNYGVKTSYTGSSRTGKGYTIPDDLGKWNDEARRINVLKYALDAVFNNKELIPENRIRIAWQAMHNNGGSSSAGNVNSSKMNTNSMRSIDSTINNKKHRDNFLDFVKNLSPGNGTPSHRMFSQADSYMRQPLGKNSPWSSDPGGTGSKSTEYLGCRRNYHIMMTDGRWNGDVSGGDQDGKDWAALNGRQMYSTTSDQTRVYYDSFSDTLSDWAFKSWMDPLQDASLLINSDKLKPSQTYQEAPLAETFSKTKTVDVYEEQPVYGDVSPCLKYDKRGRCTQWTQGQIGTTPVKVGTKEETKTVNLGKYWNPKYNPATWPHMVTYTIGFSDEAVTWPGASDIIAPSVKVPFGYDNSFVDLVTGWQKWPAMDSEYKRSLDLWHAAINGRGGYYAVTEAEDLAKAFREIIGKISDESAPLPDSIAGGGSTTGYNVSQNNAGIYASAYSPKDGWSGYIAATRALEPEKYACPSKDDPEKICIRFPDVVSGWDGKSTADRLDELASVDNRLVLTWSDETGAGTPFKWTDSTEIAYSTAQKRALLGLSGSDVITTALSTLARNIINYIRGDRSLEGTTDAQPLRVRTSRQGDIVNSEIWYTGGPISNHGMGYASFVQAQKDRTPVLYAGGNDGMLHGFSAKDGSELMAYVPRGVVGGLKKLTDKDYRHQYYVDGSPMTGDIKDGDDWKTMLVGTLGAGGKGYFLLDVTNPGSAARPGLTAASVVKDRTRGNSEAAPNCSALTGAAVQACTAAVADDADIGNITARPNRNPASLQEATQITRMNNGRWAVVMGNGYNSAKQRPVLLVQYLDGNKELKLIPVTTNTATPGSGNAADNGLASPALVDLDGDGKTDVVYAGDNLGNLWKFDLTSTNADSWAVAFGGQPLFTARGPVALNSSTRDQVQPITAPPIVRANDRSMTTGTGTAAKTLPIGGMMVAFGTGRNLTANDRNTSIQQNVQTLYSVLDNTRYRMNSDKTALEVHPGDASASPPIPTPAPVGTMNSTGRLLAQQVIAAFTGTGAFKDDATISPKTADQELSAATWQNYKGWFLDLPASGERLLKPMQFYDGSNILAVYSESPSGTKNAASDNINESCVPVKVDTSAGAQWRTLINIMDGKRPSIQVMDTNNDGFYNNADGNVSRVAVNTGTPLLITKRDRIVDKTGGGGPRDTLARMPEQSTRPSWRQIK from the coding sequence TTGCCTTTCAAACAGATAGTAAACCGCAATTTCCTTCAGGTATTTCAAGCCCTTTTTACTTCTTTTATGAATCTGTTCTTCCAGGAGCGCCTCATGCCCCTTACCAAGCGTTTTCCCTTTCAGAAGAGCCTGCTGGCAATCGCCATCAGCACATTACTTCCCCCCACCACAAGCTGGGCGCTGGATATGGTACAAGAGCCGCCCCTCCCCACATCCAAATCAGCCTTTGTAGCGCCGAATGTGATTATCTCGGTCGACGATTCTGGAAGTATGAATTACGGTGTCAAAACTTCCTACACTGGTTCATCGCGCACCGGCAAGGGATATACAATCCCTGATGACCTTGGAAAGTGGAACGACGAAGCCAGACGCATTAATGTTCTCAAATATGCTCTAGATGCCGTATTCAACAATAAGGAACTGATACCAGAGAACAGAATACGTATCGCCTGGCAGGCAATGCATAACAATGGCGGATCAAGTAGTGCAGGAAATGTCAATAGCTCAAAAATGAACACCAATTCAATGAGATCCATTGACTCGACGATAAACAATAAGAAGCATCGCGATAATTTCCTCGATTTCGTCAAAAATTTATCCCCCGGGAATGGAACACCTTCCCATAGAATGTTCAGCCAGGCGGACTCCTATATGCGCCAGCCTCTTGGCAAGAACAGCCCGTGGTCCAGCGACCCAGGAGGCACCGGCAGCAAGAGCACCGAGTACCTGGGCTGTCGCCGCAACTACCACATCATGATGACCGATGGTCGCTGGAATGGGGATGTTTCCGGCGGAGATCAGGATGGCAAAGATTGGGCTGCGCTGAATGGCCGCCAGATGTACAGCACTACATCCGATCAGACCAGAGTCTATTACGACAGCTTCTCGGATACCTTGTCCGACTGGGCATTCAAGAGCTGGATGGATCCATTGCAGGATGCATCATTGCTGATAAATTCCGACAAGCTAAAGCCTTCGCAGACGTATCAAGAAGCCCCACTCGCCGAGACTTTCTCAAAAACAAAAACCGTAGATGTTTATGAAGAACAGCCTGTATACGGAGATGTATCCCCATGCCTAAAGTACGACAAAAGGGGAAGATGTACGCAATGGACTCAAGGTCAAATTGGTACAACACCAGTAAAAGTGGGAACAAAAGAAGAAACAAAAACCGTTAATCTGGGGAAATACTGGAATCCAAAATACAACCCTGCAACATGGCCACATATGGTCACTTATACGATTGGCTTCAGTGATGAGGCCGTCACCTGGCCAGGCGCCAGCGATATTATTGCTCCATCAGTAAAAGTGCCTTTCGGCTATGACAATAGCTTTGTCGATCTGGTAACAGGCTGGCAAAAATGGCCAGCTATGGACAGCGAATACAAGCGCTCACTGGATTTATGGCATGCAGCCATTAACGGCCGCGGTGGTTACTATGCAGTGACAGAAGCCGAAGACCTTGCCAAAGCGTTCCGCGAGATCATCGGCAAGATCAGCGACGAAAGTGCACCATTGCCGGATTCGATTGCTGGTGGCGGCAGTACCACTGGCTATAACGTTTCTCAAAACAATGCCGGTATTTATGCCTCGGCTTATAGCCCCAAGGATGGCTGGAGCGGATATATCGCCGCAACGCGCGCACTTGAGCCAGAAAAATATGCCTGCCCTAGCAAAGACGATCCTGAAAAAATCTGCATTCGCTTCCCCGATGTGGTATCTGGCTGGGATGGCAAGAGCACAGCAGACCGATTGGACGAACTGGCATCGGTGGATAATCGTCTGGTTCTAACCTGGAGTGATGAAACCGGCGCCGGAACTCCATTCAAATGGACGGACAGCACAGAGATTGCTTACAGCACAGCACAAAAGCGAGCGCTACTGGGCTTGAGCGGCAGCGATGTCATCACGACTGCCCTGTCAACCCTAGCGCGCAATATCATCAACTACATTCGAGGCGATCGCTCTCTGGAAGGCACTACGGATGCCCAGCCTCTGCGCGTGCGCACCAGCCGCCAGGGCGATATCGTGAACTCCGAAATCTGGTATACGGGCGGCCCCATCAGCAATCATGGCATGGGCTATGCCAGCTTTGTCCAAGCACAAAAAGACCGTACGCCTGTTCTCTATGCTGGCGGCAATGACGGCATGCTGCATGGTTTTTCAGCGAAGGATGGCAGCGAACTGATGGCCTATGTACCGCGTGGCGTTGTAGGCGGACTGAAAAAACTGACCGACAAGGACTATCGACACCAGTACTACGTCGATGGCTCGCCCATGACGGGCGATATCAAGGACGGCGACGACTGGAAGACCATGCTGGTAGGCACCTTGGGCGCAGGGGGCAAGGGTTACTTTCTGCTAGACGTGACCAATCCTGGCAGTGCCGCCAGGCCTGGCCTTACCGCAGCATCGGTGGTGAAAGACCGTACTCGCGGCAATAGCGAAGCCGCACCCAATTGCAGCGCGCTCACCGGTGCTGCGGTGCAGGCCTGCACCGCAGCCGTAGCTGATGACGCAGATATTGGCAATATCACCGCCCGCCCAAACCGCAACCCCGCCAGCCTGCAGGAAGCCACGCAGATCACGCGCATGAACAATGGCCGCTGGGCAGTAGTGATGGGCAATGGCTATAACAGCGCCAAGCAACGCCCGGTGCTTCTGGTTCAGTACCTGGATGGCAACAAAGAGTTGAAGCTCATCCCTGTTACCACCAACACAGCTACCCCAGGTAGCGGCAATGCCGCCGACAACGGCCTGGCCTCTCCCGCGCTGGTGGATCTGGACGGCGACGGCAAGACCGATGTGGTCTATGCGGGCGACAACCTGGGCAATCTCTGGAAATTCGATCTGACCAGTACAAATGCCGACAGCTGGGCCGTGGCCTTCGGCGGCCAGCCACTGTTCACCGCCCGCGGCCCTGTCGCGCTGAACAGCTCCACACGCGACCAGGTACAGCCGATCACTGCCCCCCCCATCGTTCGTGCCAATGACCGAAGCATGACTACAGGCACTGGGACAGCTGCCAAAACCCTGCCCATCGGCGGCATGATGGTTGCCTTTGGCACAGGCCGCAACTTGACCGCCAACGACCGCAACACCAGCATCCAGCAGAACGTTCAAACCCTATATTCGGTTCTTGACAACACACGCTACCGCATGAATTCGGATAAAACAGCCTTGGAAGTTCACCCTGGCGACGCCAGTGCCAGCCCCCCAATCCCCACACCCGCTCCGGTTGGCACCATGAACAGCACAGGCAGGCTGCTGGCTCAGCAAGTCATTGCCGCATTCACTGGCACTGGAGCATTCAAGGATGATGCAACCATCAGCCCCAAGACCGCCGATCAGGAATTGAGCGCAGCAACCTGGCAGAACTACAAGGGCTGGTTCCTTGACTTGCCTGCCAGCGGCGAGCGCCTGCTCAAGCCCATGCAGTTCTATGACGGCAGCAATATCCTGGCCGTTTACAGCGAGTCGCCCTCAGGCACCAAAAATGCCGCCAGCGACAACATCAACGAGAGCTGCGTCCCAGTCAAGGTTGATACCAGCGCAGGCGCCCAGTGGCGCACGCTCATCAATATCATGGATGGAAAGCGCCCCAGCATTCAGGTAATGGACACCAATAATGACGGCTTCTACAACAATGCAGACGGGAACGTTTCACGAGTGGCTGTCAATACTGGTACGCCGCTGCTGATCACCAAGCGTGATCGCATTGTGGACAAGACTGGCGGTGGCGGCCCCCGTGACACTCTCGCACGCATGCCTGAGCAGTCCACACGCCCAAGCTGGCGCCAAATCAAATAA
- a CDS encoding pilus assembly PilX family protein gives MLHLSHFAMPRRAADRQRGVALFVVIIFVMLAMLLALWASRTAWFNEMIVSNDADYQRAFEAAQALLQDAELDIRGEKSDGSACNAPPCRAYSSALQFPGDTNEINPLITTLQSEATRCKDGLCARRVGRQDFWNYDKDTSVDPVADATLGEVPLSDLMAVGARYGQYTGAANTTADGQLNPILTETAAEKGGWYWIEVMRYSDAAKSANLIMDSKTSQLPLNLDVYVIFRITALAKGRKKGTAVVLQETYARQRMKD, from the coding sequence ATGCTGCACCTCTCACACTTTGCCATGCCCCGCCGCGCTGCTGACCGACAGCGCGGCGTGGCGCTGTTTGTCGTCATCATCTTCGTCATGCTCGCCATGCTGCTGGCACTATGGGCATCACGCACCGCGTGGTTCAACGAAATGATCGTGAGCAACGACGCAGACTACCAACGCGCCTTTGAAGCCGCACAGGCCCTGCTGCAAGACGCCGAACTCGATATACGCGGTGAAAAATCCGACGGTAGCGCCTGCAACGCCCCACCCTGCCGCGCCTATAGCAGCGCATTGCAGTTCCCTGGGGACACCAACGAAATCAACCCACTGATCACCACATTGCAGAGTGAAGCGACACGCTGCAAGGACGGACTGTGCGCGCGACGCGTGGGCAGACAGGATTTCTGGAATTACGACAAAGACACCTCCGTCGATCCTGTGGCCGACGCCACCCTGGGCGAAGTGCCTCTGAGCGACCTCATGGCCGTAGGCGCACGCTATGGCCAATACACCGGCGCGGCCAATACCACGGCCGACGGCCAGCTCAACCCCATATTGACCGAAACCGCAGCGGAAAAAGGCGGCTGGTACTGGATTGAAGTCATGCGCTATAGCGACGCTGCCAAGAGCGCCAACTTAATCATGGATTCCAAAACCAGCCAATTGCCGTTAAACCTTGACGTCTATGTCATCTTCCGAATTACAGCTCTGGCCAAAGGACGCAAGAAAGGTACCGCCGTCGTACTACAGGAAACCTATGCCCGCCAGCGGATGAAGGACTGA
- a CDS encoding PilW family protein, giving the protein MITLLPATMESIPVLPHTPPSLRRTRHLSQQQGVTLLELMVGLAIGLLVVATAMGALMLSRGISGSVNDASSIQQQGAHTLRVIGQQLRQAGSLYLNPDPRNSASNDPLSAVVFEIKAIAHDGGNSFDQTDAISGTADSLTTGFRRYADRIFLTTNTDSLDVLARNCVGAPAYEKNGTINADERVESIFAFDSTKNSLQCSGNGVTTAQPIAQNVAQFQVSYLVQTNADGSVQYVKGGDMPTSSTDPKWRSVQGVQVCLVLYGSELIDMPAGSSYTDCDGKAVDITTLTDTKRKNRMHLLFRNTFQLRSQGLI; this is encoded by the coding sequence ATGATCACGCTGCTACCCGCCACCATGGAATCGATACCCGTGCTTCCCCACACTCCTCCTTCCCTGCGCCGCACTCGGCACCTGTCCCAACAACAGGGCGTAACTCTGCTTGAGCTGATGGTCGGCCTGGCCATCGGCCTGCTGGTCGTTGCCACCGCCATGGGAGCGCTGATGCTCTCGCGCGGCATCTCAGGCTCCGTCAACGATGCCAGTTCCATACAGCAGCAAGGGGCCCACACTCTTCGGGTGATTGGCCAGCAACTGCGCCAAGCAGGTTCTCTTTACCTCAATCCTGATCCCAGGAACAGCGCCAGCAACGACCCACTGAGCGCCGTGGTGTTTGAAATCAAGGCCATCGCGCACGACGGCGGCAACAGCTTCGACCAGACAGACGCCATCTCCGGCACCGCAGACAGCCTGACCACGGGATTTAGACGCTATGCGGACAGGATTTTTCTGACCACCAACACCGATAGCCTCGATGTCTTGGCTCGCAACTGTGTGGGCGCCCCCGCCTACGAGAAGAACGGCACCATCAATGCCGACGAGCGGGTCGAAAGCATCTTTGCCTTCGACAGCACCAAGAACAGCCTCCAGTGCAGCGGAAACGGGGTCACCACCGCCCAGCCCATTGCACAGAACGTTGCTCAATTTCAGGTCAGCTATCTGGTTCAGACCAATGCCGACGGCAGTGTGCAATATGTCAAGGGCGGGGACATGCCTACATCCTCTACAGACCCCAAATGGCGCAGTGTGCAGGGTGTGCAGGTCTGTCTAGTGCTCTACGGCAGCGAACTCATAGACATGCCCGCCGGCAGCAGCTACACCGACTGCGATGGCAAGGCCGTGGACATCACCACCCTGACCGACACCAAACGCAAGAACCGCATGCACCTGCTGTTCCGCAACACCTTCCAGCTACGCAGCCAAGGGCTGATCTGA
- the pilV gene encoding type IV pilus modification protein PilV, whose protein sequence is MHFMNTKSLPQQRGITLIESLVALIVVALGILGIIGAQMRTLVDTTTTVRRAQAIRLIEDLSERMKVNPNALLGLSGYVSGYDKKAKDYASADCHQATCAPAAQAAYDLKQWKTSVEQTLPLGQGSIFLAPGETVDANRRQLGVIIAWRENEQDISDTDDKKKFKDNIDASKFLNADGSFGAGTDETNTCPDGFTCHLQYLPISARCAPYGNTMYCS, encoded by the coding sequence ATGCACTTCATGAACACCAAGTCCTTACCCCAACAGCGCGGCATTACGCTAATTGAATCGCTGGTTGCGCTGATCGTCGTCGCCTTGGGCATTCTGGGCATCATCGGTGCGCAAATGCGCACTTTGGTTGACACCACCACCACAGTGCGGCGGGCGCAGGCCATCCGACTGATCGAGGACCTGAGTGAGCGCATGAAAGTCAACCCCAATGCGTTGCTAGGGTTGAGCGGATATGTCTCTGGGTATGACAAAAAAGCCAAGGACTATGCCAGCGCCGATTGCCACCAGGCCACATGCGCTCCAGCAGCACAAGCTGCGTATGACCTCAAGCAATGGAAAACCTCAGTGGAACAAACACTTCCGCTGGGGCAAGGCAGCATCTTCCTCGCCCCCGGTGAAACAGTTGATGCCAACCGCCGACAGCTCGGCGTAATCATTGCTTGGCGAGAGAACGAACAGGACATCAGCGACACCGACGATAAAAAGAAATTCAAGGACAACATCGACGCCAGCAAATTCCTTAATGCCGATGGCAGCTTCGGCGCTGGCACCGATGAGACCAACACCTGCCCTGACGGATTCACATGCCATCTGCAATACCTGCCCATCTCCGCCCGCTGCGCGCCGTATGGCAACACCATGTATTGCTCATGA
- a CDS encoding GspH/FimT family pseudopilin: protein MHTSANSTLHLRYVSRVARHGFTAVELMVTLAILAILSAIAMPSFRTLFERWRVLQATESLKSSLMLARSEAIKRGGKVVIQKIANNTDGCTTATNKTDWDCGWIICNDSNNSGTCTQTDPVLQIVNAPRDVQITRSGGAGTIKLNRWGLVDGAFLSFSIVPLNKSTANSAAKGLCMSSGGRIRLIPSEEIPCTS, encoded by the coding sequence ATGCACACCTCCGCCAACAGCACATTGCACCTGCGCTACGTCAGCAGAGTTGCACGCCATGGCTTCACAGCCGTCGAACTAATGGTGACCCTCGCGATATTGGCCATTCTGTCAGCCATTGCCATGCCTAGCTTTCGCACGCTATTCGAGCGCTGGCGCGTCCTGCAAGCCACCGAGAGCTTGAAATCCAGCCTGATGCTTGCCCGCTCGGAAGCCATCAAGCGCGGGGGCAAGGTCGTGATCCAGAAAATAGCCAACAACACTGACGGCTGCACGACCGCCACCAACAAAACAGACTGGGACTGCGGCTGGATCATCTGCAATGACAGCAATAACAGCGGCACCTGCACCCAAACCGATCCCGTTCTGCAAATCGTAAATGCACCACGCGATGTTCAGATAACACGCTCCGGTGGAGCTGGCACCATCAAACTCAATCGCTGGGGCTTGGTCGACGGAGCCTTTCTAAGCTTCAGCATCGTCCCCCTGAACAAGTCCACCGCAAACTCTGCGGCCAAAGGCCTCTGCATGAGCTCGGGCGGACGCATACGCCTCATTCCTTCGGAAGAAATTCCATGCACTTCATGA
- a CDS encoding GspH/FimT family pseudopilin has protein sequence MFKMPSRRSVKGFTAIELLVTIAILGVLAAIAAPSFKPLIERWKVRQVTEELQSTFYVARSEAIKRGGGIAILRSGNTTDCTTVGSDTSLWSCGWTVFVDTNNDGKQDSGEDTLQTIALPSKVSVKLTGISEPTLIKVDRWGLLSAANAAIELKGSSEAQASTMCISSTGRIYTPDTDSTSCT, from the coding sequence ATGTTCAAAATGCCCTCACGCCGTTCTGTCAAAGGCTTCACCGCCATCGAACTACTGGTGACCATCGCCATTCTTGGCGTGCTTGCAGCCATTGCAGCCCCCAGCTTCAAGCCATTGATCGAACGCTGGAAAGTTCGCCAAGTTACAGAAGAGCTGCAATCCACTTTCTATGTGGCTCGCTCGGAAGCAATCAAGCGCGGCGGCGGCATCGCCATACTGCGCAGCGGTAACACGACAGATTGCACCACTGTCGGCAGCGACACCAGCCTCTGGAGCTGCGGCTGGACCGTCTTTGTCGACACCAACAATGATGGCAAGCAGGACAGCGGCGAAGACACCTTGCAGACCATCGCCCTGCCCTCAAAAGTCAGTGTCAAATTAACTGGCATCAGCGAGCCCACCCTCATCAAGGTGGATCGCTGGGGCCTGCTCTCAGCTGCCAATGCAGCCATAGAACTCAAGGGAAGCAGCGAAGCGCAAGCCAGCACCATGTGCATTAGCAGCACTGGCCGCATCTACACGCCTGACACAGACAGTACATCGTGCACATAA
- the rpsO gene encoding 30S ribosomal protein S15, with translation MIAADKKAEVVKANARSENDTGSPEVQVALLTARINELTPHFKANAKDHHGRRGLLRMVSRRRKLLDYLKSKDADRYTALIAKLGLRK, from the coding sequence ATGATCGCTGCCGATAAGAAGGCTGAAGTTGTCAAGGCCAATGCCCGTTCCGAAAACGACACTGGTAGCCCCGAAGTGCAAGTGGCTCTGCTGACAGCTCGCATCAACGAACTGACTCCCCACTTCAAGGCTAACGCCAAGGACCACCACGGTCGTCGCGGTCTGCTGCGCATGGTGAGCCGTCGCCGCAAGCTGCTGGACTACCTGAAGTCCAAGGACGCTGACCGCTACACAGCACTGATCGCCAAGCTGGGCCTGCGCAAGTAA
- the pnp gene encoding polyribonucleotide nucleotidyltransferase yields the protein MTMFNKVTKTFQWGQHTVTMETGEIARQASGAVLVNIDDTVVLATVVGSKIAKAGQDFFPLTVDYIEKTYAAGKIPGSFFKREAKPSELETLTSRLIDRPIRPLFPEGFYNDVHVVIHTISLNPEVDADIAAMIAVSAALAVSGLPFNGPIGAARVGYINGEYVLNPGQTQRKDSQMDLVVAGTESAVLMVESEALQLPEEVMLGAVVFGHEQGKIAIDAIHDLVREGGKPAWDWTAPAKDEALIAKVVELGEAKLRAAYQERNKQVRTLACRTAYADVKAALTEQGVAFDGVKVEGMLFDIEAGIVRSQILAGEPRIDGRDTRTVRPIEIRSSVLPRTHGSALFTRGETQALVISTLGTERDAQKIDALAGEFEDRFLFHYNMPPFATGEVGRMGSTKRREIGHGRLAKRALAACLPTKEEFPYTIRVVSEITESNGSSSMASVCGGCLSMMDAGVPMKAHVAGIAMGLIKEDNKFAVLTDILGDEDHLGDMDFKVAGTTNGITALQMDIKIQGITKEIMQVALAQAKEARMHILGKMQEAMGEAKTEVSSFAPKLYTMKINPEKIRDVIGKGGATIRALTEETGTQINIEEDGTITIAATDGAKAEAAKLRIEQITAEVEIGKVYEGPIVKILEFGALVNLLPGKDGLLHISQIAHERVEKVTDYLQEGQVVKVKVLETDDKGRVKLSMKALTERPAGMPEREPREPRGDREYRERAPRQNREPRENREPRENRAAADEQQQQQQ from the coding sequence ATGACCATGTTTAACAAAGTTACCAAGACCTTCCAGTGGGGCCAGCATACGGTCACCATGGAAACCGGCGAAATCGCGCGTCAGGCATCCGGCGCCGTGCTGGTCAACATCGACGACACCGTGGTGCTGGCCACTGTTGTGGGCTCCAAGATCGCCAAGGCCGGCCAGGACTTCTTCCCCCTGACCGTTGACTACATCGAGAAGACCTATGCAGCCGGCAAGATCCCCGGCAGCTTCTTCAAGCGCGAAGCCAAGCCTTCCGAGCTGGAGACTCTGACCTCGCGTCTGATCGACCGTCCCATCCGCCCCCTGTTCCCCGAAGGCTTCTACAACGACGTGCATGTGGTCATCCACACCATCTCGCTGAACCCCGAAGTCGACGCCGACATCGCTGCCATGATTGCTGTCTCCGCTGCCCTGGCAGTGTCGGGCCTGCCTTTCAACGGCCCTATTGGTGCAGCCCGTGTGGGTTACATCAATGGCGAATACGTGCTGAACCCTGGTCAGACACAGCGCAAGGATTCGCAGATGGATCTGGTCGTTGCCGGCACCGAATCCGCCGTGCTGATGGTGGAGTCCGAAGCCCTGCAACTGCCTGAAGAAGTGATGCTGGGCGCCGTGGTGTTCGGCCACGAGCAAGGCAAGATCGCTATCGACGCCATCCATGACCTGGTGCGCGAAGGCGGCAAGCCCGCATGGGACTGGACTGCTCCCGCCAAGGACGAAGCGCTGATCGCCAAGGTGGTCGAGCTGGGCGAAGCCAAGCTGCGTGCTGCTTACCAGGAGCGCAACAAGCAGGTGCGTACCCTGGCTTGCCGCACTGCCTACGCTGACGTCAAGGCCGCCCTGACCGAGCAAGGCGTGGCATTCGACGGCGTCAAGGTTGAAGGCATGCTGTTCGACATCGAAGCCGGCATCGTGCGTTCGCAGATCCTGGCGGGCGAGCCCCGTATCGACGGCCGCGACACCCGTACCGTGCGTCCCATCGAGATCCGCTCCTCCGTGCTGCCCCGCACCCACGGCTCCGCGCTGTTCACGCGTGGTGAAACCCAGGCCCTGGTGATCTCCACGCTGGGTACCGAGCGCGACGCTCAGAAGATCGACGCGCTGGCTGGCGAGTTCGAAGACCGCTTCCTGTTCCACTACAACATGCCTCCCTTTGCCACCGGCGAAGTGGGTCGCATGGGCTCGACCAAGCGCCGTGAAATCGGCCACGGCCGTCTGGCCAAGCGCGCTCTGGCCGCTTGCCTGCCGACCAAGGAAGAATTCCCCTACACCATCCGCGTGGTGTCGGAAATCACCGAGTCCAATGGCTCCTCGTCCATGGCTTCGGTCTGCGGCGGCTGCCTGTCCATGATGGACGCCGGTGTGCCCATGAAGGCGCATGTGGCCGGTATCGCCATGGGTCTGATCAAGGAAGACAACAAGTTCGCCGTGCTGACCGACATCCTGGGTGACGAAGATCACCTGGGTGATATGGACTTCAAGGTGGCCGGTACTACCAACGGCATCACTGCCCTGCAGATGGACATCAAGATCCAGGGCATCACCAAGGAAATCATGCAGGTCGCCCTGGCTCAGGCCAAGGAAGCCCGCATGCACATCCTGGGCAAGATGCAGGAAGCCATGGGTGAAGCCAAGACCGAAGTCTCCAGCTTCGCGCCCAAGCTCTACACCATGAAGATCAACCCCGAGAAGATCCGTGACGTGATCGGCAAGGGCGGTGCCACCATCCGTGCGCTGACCGAAGAGACCGGCACCCAGATCAACATCGAGGAAGACGGCACCATCACCATTGCCGCCACCGATGGCGCCAAGGCCGAAGCCGCCAAGCTGCGCATCGAGCAGATCACGGCCGAAGTCGAGATCGGCAAGGTCTACGAAGGCCCCATCGTCAAGATTCTGGAATTCGGTGCCCTGGTCAACCTGCTGCCCGGCAAGGACGGTCTGCTGCACATCAGCCAGATCGCCCACGAGCGCGTGGAAAAGGTCACCGACTACCTGCAAGAAGGTCAGGTGGTCAAGGTCAAGGTTCTGGAGACCGACGACAAGGGGCGTGTCAAGCTGTCCATGAAGGCGCTGACCGAGCGTCCAGCCGGCATGCCCGAGCGCGAGCCGCGTGAACCCCGTGGCGATCGCGAGTACCGCGAACGTGCTCCTCGTCAGAATCGCGAACCCCGCGAAAACCGCGAGCCGCGCGAAAACCGCGCAGCCGCCGACGAGCAGCAGCAACAGCAGCAGTAA